Within Ipomoea triloba cultivar NCNSP0323 chromosome 9, ASM357664v1, the genomic segment TGTATCATTTGCTATATATGAACAGATCAGACAAGCAGACAAGAATTGAAGATGGCGATGAAGACGGTGAACAAGAAGGTGGTGGCGTTCATAATGGGAGCCACCGGTTCGGGAAAATCGAAGCTGTCTGTTAGCCTGGCCGCCCGCATTGGCGGAGAGATAATCAATTCCGACAAAATTCAGGTTTATAAAGGGCTTGACGTTCTGGGCAACAAGATTCCCGAGGCGGAGAAGCTCGGCGTGCCTCACTATTTGCTTGGGCATATCGGGAACCCTAATCAAAAATACACTGCCCGCGACTTCTGCTTCGAGGCCACGTCGGTGATCGGCCGAATCATCGACTCCGGCAAGGTTCCGGTCGTCGCAGGAGGATCCAATTCTTTCCTTGAAGCCCTTGTGGAGGACCCTGAGTTCAAGTTCAAGTCCAACTACTTGGGCTGCTTCATTTGGCTCGATGTTTCTCCCAATGTTTTGAACACTTTTGTCTCCAAACGAGTTGATCAAATGCTTAATCAAGgtaacataaaatttaaatggtTAAAAAACTAACGATGCAGACTTTGagttatttaatcaaatggtatatatatatgctttagtGGGCCCGTCCCACCCACCTGCATGACGTACTCTATAATAAAAGAGATCATATATACAACATAGATTCATGCTTAATTTTGGATATGCATGTAGGCCTAGTTGAGGAGGTACGAGGAATCTTTGGTCCCGACAAAGATTACACAAAGGGTATTCGAAGAGCCATCGGAGTTCCCGAAATGGACAAGTACCTGAGAGCTGAATCCAACAAAGACATGTCTGATGCTGAGAAGAAGGCGCTGCTTCAATCTGCCATTGCTGAAATCAAGACCAACACTATAGGCTTAATCCGCCATCAAGTACGCAAAATCCGACGGCTGAGGGACGACCTGGGGTGGCCCATCCACCGCATTGATCCCACCCCCGTGTTACAGATCCAGGGTGACAAACAGGCTCAGGAGGCTGCATGGTTGAACATGGTTTTCAACCCTAGCTTCAACATTCTgcaaaaatacctttaaaacaacatatgattaatttgttattgtctggtctttcaaaaaaaaaaaaagaataaattccATTTGGGATATGGGCATGTCTTTAGATATGCAAGTCATTAGACGTGAAAAATTGAGTAACATTGTGGTGTTTTCGTTATTTGCATTGATCGTTTTTCTATGAATAAAACAAGTTAAATTCAATAATTCTTCTGATCtccctatatatattattactatattactatttatttctttcaatgATTCCAATGCATGCCAGATTTATATGTTTGATTCTTTATTAATTGTGTAAAgaatttaacatatatataacacttgttatttttagaatattgcattgtatttttttttgtgtgtaatttattaataatataatacgtGATGATCTAGTCTTAATTCTGAGCAACAAAGTTTTTAAGCAAGAGAAGTTAGACATGTGACAATGAGGAAAGCATGGCTTTACGTTGCAAAGGAATCACTTGTCTagtcatatatttattattattgttgttgttgttgtttggtAGATATGcaaatcataatatttttttttgaaaaccaacaaacCACATATATTAACTTAGCAAAGAGTTCAAGAACAAGGGAAGAGAGAACTTCCAAACAGAACGGGTGGCAACAGCCCCCTCTTCCTTAGTTAAAGAATGGGCTACCCGATTGGCACCCCTGttaataaaactaataaaacaATCTGAAATAGATGAAAGtaaatcataatataaaatGCAACTCTTATTTGCCATTTTGAGAGGGACTTTTGGCCCTTTTTCATATGCAAAAGAAAGCgaactttcttcttcttcttctctgatCTTCTACTTCTCCTTCACGGCAAATTGGCAATAGCAAATTAAAAGGCCAAAAGTTGAGGAGAAAGGTTAAATTTCAGCCATCTTACGCGTACCAAAGCAAATTATTTTCATGGAAAATAAAAGATTTAATGTTCTTTGATAATCTTTCTCCATTTCCTCGATGCATTCAAGGGCTTAGCTCAATTATTTAGGCGAAATTATGTTTAtcacataaattatatcatggactagtgGCTAAGTGAATCTTGAACCAAATCAAAATGGTTTATATTAAGTTATTAACGACTCAAGTCGTTAATATCAGTACATCATATTTAATACGTAATAACATTTATcacatactatatatttttataatatttgttttatatgtttataaatataaacCTTGATAATACATAAATGCAAAACTGCAAATACATCACATATATTTACATTCACTTTGTAATATGTTCATAATGTTGCttctatatgtttataaaataaattaaagcttaATGTACTTAAATAACATTACATGTGCACCATGGTTAATAACATGTATCTTGTATTATgtccataatatttattttatatgttcataaatatgaactttaatgtacataaacactaAATTGCAGTAATAAGTCATCCATGACATAAGGTGATAACcctaaaagagagaaaaatacaATGGTATGTAAGCACCCCTACTAGCTAGCTTtcctcttttaattttaattttatttgtactttttaatctttaatttagTCTTATGTGATAAAAAGTGattgtttgtaaatataatggtAAAATAAATTACAGATCGAttcttgttaatattttttttggttgaaccTATCACACATGGTGActtgtaaaatattatatagaagTAGTGTGTATCCAATATAAACTCTCAAATAGTGATTGCGAGTTTTCATCTTGGACTGAGAGTGAGCCCAAACCATGCTCAGCAGTTGCACGGTCAACATGGTGATTACAAAGCACCCAGCCACTCAAGGCGCACGTCACTGGCACGGAATACGCACATAGGTTAGTGACGTAACGTAGAGACGAATCCACGTCGCCGGAAAGTATGGCGGCAAGGGGCGGCACCGATGACGTTGCACAAAGTGTATATGGTGGAAAAAAGCTTACTAATTTCCTGGAAAATAGAGCAGAAATAATTATTACTTCACTCGCAAGTAACACCAATTAAATTCAGtataaatatgttatttaaCCCCCACTTCAGACCTCGCTGCTTCAAAATTTGTTGCTTAACCACATCAGATCATTTCAAACACGTAAGTTCCTCTTCTTCATTTCGCTTTCATTCTGATTCTACCCGGAAAATGAGAACACCCTCAGGAGAAAATGACGTTAAtgattttttatctttttcctGTCTTTAAGAAAACCAAGTGGCTACCTTAATGGATGTTGCGTTTTAATCGTGAATTTTGTCAATGGAGGTACGGCTATCAATGGAGATACACAGAGGAGAAATCTCGGGACTCCTAAATTAGGAAAGAGATAGCGAAAGGGATTACTTCCTCCTTTAGCCATGTTTTTAGCTTCTTCAAGCTCATGCGTGCAAGCTATTCCTTCGGTTTTGCATAATCTGTGTTCTGTGTGTATGTATgaaatttttctataaattgTCAGTCTTTCTGATTCACGGTATTCCCTCGCCTGTTCTTAATTAGAGCTTTGTTCAATTATTGCAGTTCTTTCGTATTTGGTAGAAACTAagaattaattacttaattagtcCTTTTAGTACATTATATATGCATTTGATTTGATCATCTGAAACTCTGAATCTTTGTTTTTTAGGTTGTGTGAAGATCATGGGAGGGTACATGAGCAAAAAATCCGGGGAGACTTCGGGTGATCTGCAGAGCAGAGCAGATCTGATCAGTTCGTATGAAGCGGCCTGCAAGGTGGATGCGGATTTGCAGACATTTGATTCAACATTGCAGGCGAGGACGAGTCATGTGATTAGTACATTGGCTGTGGGGGTTGAGGTTAGGGCGTTGTCGTTTGATTCGTTGAAGGAGGTGACGGGGTGTCTGCTGGATATGAACAAGGAGGTGGTGAAGGTGATCCTGGAGTGCAAGAAGGATATATGGAGGAACCAAGAGCTGTTTGAGCTAGTTGAGGAGTATTTCGAGAATAGCCTCAAGAGTCTGGACTTCTGCGCCGCATTGGAGAAGTGTCTGAAGCGGGCGCACGAGAGCCAGGTGTTGATTCGCCTCGCACTAAAGGAGTTCGAGGAGGAGAGTGTTGTGGATGGGGTTAAGAAGTATGAGAGGACTCTGGAGGAGCTGAAAGGGTTCAGGGCTGCTGGGAACCCTTTCACAGAGGAGTTTTTCGACATTTTCCAGTCTGTGTATGTGCAGCAAGCCCTAATGCTTGAGAAGCTGCAGACAAGGAAGAAGAAGCTGGACAAGAAGCTGATGTACATTCATGCCTGGAGAAAAGTCTCCAGCATGATGTTCGCTGCCGCCCTGGCCGCCGTTCTCATCTGCTCGGTCGTGACGGCCGCCATCTCCTCGCCAACCGTCGCGGGCGCGCTGGCGGCCGCCACCGCCATCCCCATCGGCTCGATGGGGAAATGGATCGATTCCCTGCTCAAGAACTATGAGGATGCCATCAAAGGACAGAAGGAAATCATCAGCTCTATGCAAGTTGGGACCTATGTTACCATCAAAGATTTGGACACCATCAAGGTGCTGGCTGACAGGTTGGAACTCGAGATCGAATCCCTCCTGAACACCACCGGTTTCGCCATTAATGAAGCCGCTGTCAAGGTTGCCATCGAAGAAATCAGGAAGAAGCTCGATTTCTTCATGAAGAATGTCGAAGATTTAGGTGTTCAAGCTGACAATTGCAGCAGGGACATAAGGAGGGCTAGGACTGTTATACTGCAGCGAATCATCAAGCACCCCAACCATTAAGGAACAAGCTAGGTTGGGAGTATGGGACTGTTTTGCATGGAGAGAAACCATTAAGGAGTAAGGATCATCACCATTATACTTACCTAGTACTGtaatgtgtgttttttttttacctcaAATGAGGATATTGTACTTGTCCATTGCAATTGTTGTTAAAGAAATCAAGGTTATTATTGAGTGCTCTATTTGAATAACCAGTTAATACAATAAGCTGGTCAAATCAGTTAACAGAATCAGCTATTAGTTATCAGCTAATCCAATCAGCTATCTGTtgattgccaaacaccccctagtATGATAGTAAGTATGATATTACTCGATACAGAATAACACTACTCTATGCAATTTATAAACAAGCAAAGCATCAAGCAAGATAAAAATTGCAGATGCAATCTTTTGCATTACATGAATGTTGAGGAGATTAATAGTTCTGATCTTTCTCCGTTTTTGAGTTCGTACACTAAGGTTTTCATAAACATACAATTGGGGAAGGTCGGAAGTTGAAATATGTTGCTGTCGCTAGTAATGCACAGGCAGTGGTAACGTATATTTTGAACCAAACAGAGGCAAAGAGGGTGAGAAATGTACACACACCGGTCAAGAATACAACAAACGCAAAATTTAAAAGACACTTCCACATAGAAAGTTCACCTTCTATTCCTTCGCGAGGGAAATGGCCTTGGGAATAGAAATCCCGGAGCAACTGGTCCTTGCGGGAGAATGTATCCATCAACCACGAAGCAGCCTCGTTTTCAGAGTGTGGGATGTCTGAAAGAGCAATACGTCGAATGTGAATGTGAACTTCAGCTGGATCAACCCCGAAGGCATTGTCCAAGAAGGACGGACAGTTATGTTTGTATCCAATAGTGAGGTCATAGACTGCATTGTTTAAAGAAAAACAAGGAGATTATCAcatgaaaggaagaaaaaaatggaaagaaaagcTGCATCTGATATGGAAAAGAAAATCTTGGCTAAATTTTTCGTTCATTAAACTCTTGTCAAGTCAGATTATTACTACATTCCAAATATCTAGGCTTGCCAAAACGGTCAAATTCAAGACGATTAATAGGATGGAATGCAAAAAACTTGACAAATGCTCTAGAGATCAGATATCCAGAGGAGAAAACATTTGCAGCAGTTAACATATTTCTCTCAATGATTATAACATATAAGGTTGGGAAAAttgatgatcatcttttatGGTAAGCATTGATGAAAGCTAGGGGGAAACTAATGAGAAGGGAATTGAATGTTCTACAATGAAATGCAAAAACCAAGGTTAAATCATTTCTTCATTGACACAGCTTTTCAGAGTCATCCCATGACAATGATTATTAATCTTTACCTCCATGGTGAATACAAGTGATAGCATAGTCTCATTTACTGCATATCTTCACCTTAAGCGTGCAAAACACAAGTATCGGGAAAAAAATGTATGCAGTAAACCAACAAATGAGAGAAAAGTTACCAGCATCCAAGGAACCTCTCAACTCCTCTAAGCAAGCACAAAATCCTTTCGTTTTTGGAAGCAGCACATGCTTCAGAATCGGTAATCCATTTTCAGAAGCATATTTTTGACTGCGTATGCACTTTTGTTCTCTGCAAAGATACAAGTAACTTTGTAACAAATTATGAGCATATATGATATAACATTTCAGAAAAGCACAAACTACCTTAGGGACAGGAGTCTAGTAAATTGTAATGCAAAAAGTAAAAGCAGGATAATTTTAACCTGTGTATAGTAAATTTCTATCCAAGATAATGCAATGTATACCAAGTATCATATTTATCATGAAAGACTAGATACAACTTAACTAAGAAACTTTGAATATAGAGAAAGAGGTAAGCTCTAGTACGTGAAATCAGTGCCTTCTGGAAAAACAGCAAGCCAAAGTGGATCTTTACGGTCTGTGTAGGAAGAGAGCATCCTGCGCAGCTTTGATTCATCAGCCTCCCATTTCCTCTCTACCGGTATGAACTCCATGACATGAAAAACCCAACCAAACACGGGTAATTTCATTAAACTGCTCTTAAGTATATACCTTATGGAACCAACACATCCCTTCCGTAATGCAAGGTCCCACAGATACATCCAATCAACCTCTGTTCTATGGTTTGCAATAAGCAACACTCGCTCCCTATTAGGGACACAATCCCCAGAGAAAACAACTTTAGTCTTGTTAACCTTTTCGAATAAAAATGGCCACAGAGCTATCCAACATCCAAAAAAGAAGGCTGTTGTGGTTCTGCTGTAGTGAACACTGAAAAACCTCAAGCCCATAACTGCCCAAAAGCCACAAAATACTAATAACATAAATGCCGTCAAAATTAACACGACCAAACATAAAACACCCCTGACCACCCTAAATGGTGTAAGAGGTTGATGCCTTGGTCGATTTCTCGAAGTGCAAGGTGCTTGGACATCCATTCACTTTAGGCTGTTGATACCTTCCTGCTTAACGGAATTATATGTACCTTCAGATCCAATAAAGTCCAAGCACCAAAATAATCCAACTAAAACCAGTATCAGAATGTGGAGATTTCAGTTTTCCATGTTTGAAAATCCAACACAAAACATACATGGGCAATATCCAAACAGGATCATCAGGCAAAGCAAAGAACTTTTACTGAACCTGCACAAAGAGGGATCACAGTCAAATATTGCTACCACTTGAGGCATTATGAGGAAAACGCTTCATACACCACATATATATAGCAACTACTTGGAGTATTAAATAGCAATCTGTCTCAATCACATGCACAGCAGTTAATTAGCAACCGGAAGCAAGATATAAATGCTGCAATCATATAATGCATCTAAATACTATAAATACTATTGAAAAAGAGGCTttcatgaaaaaagaaaaacttcaaCTTTGGAGCTTCTTGCAAAAAGAaacttttttgtcttttatctAGCTTTAAAAGCCTCCTGCTTGTTTTAGTGTTTGGCCCAGCTTATGCTTTTTGGAGTGGATAACCTCTAACAAGAGCCAATAAGAGGTGGCCATACAACCACAGAGACAGTATAAGACCACAGCTTCCAACAGTTTTCTCAACCTATTCATTTCTAATTCATAAATGCACACTCTAGGTTAAAAACGCTATTAACATTTATGTCTAACATCCACAATCATGGATTTTCCTCCATGGCCGGCATCTGCATTCAGCAGTCGAGCAAAgcaagataaaaataaaaccagCTGCGCTACAAATACGAGGCTGAAATCGAAAGAGCAGTCAGACAAGAGTTTCACTTCAACAATAAAATGCATGATACGAAAGCTTGGAGCAAGGAATCACATTCACATCCAACAACAAAGAACAGAGACGATCAGCAAAAAGAGCCTCCAAACCTACATGTAAATGCAGCGATCTGAAATCGATAAGCATCCTAGAGATGAAGAACAAGAGATTTTACCTTGGAATTGGAGTTTGCGAAATTGATGCTTTGTTTTGAGTGATAATGGTGGAAATTCCTGCGCACAGGAGTGAAGCAACTGATGGAACCTTTTGGGAGTTTGGAATACCGAAAAGGTACACGAAACATTTCACTATTTACTAATTGTGCCATCAACCCCTAATAATGCTCCGTAATCAGTAATCACTACGTGATATCATTAGAGATATCATTTCCAGTCACATCAAAAccaactttttttgtttttttttttattctaaatgAAACATTTAgcattataaaaattctttgtttatatattttttaaaaatactggTCAATCTCAGCTAAGTTGGTCAAAGTTTCAATTCCTTTATTGGATTAAACTAGTTAATTATATGCAACTTAGACTAATTTATCTCGTTATGGTCTTTTCTCAATTAAAGTCACAAAGTTGAGACAATTAAAAGGGAGCAAATGAATTTGCATTTAAATAACTTGAGGTCGCCTATTCACTCtatttggtaacataattagcttatcagtcaattttgacttatttaatcactattaactgtttgacttggttaaacaatcaatataaatgtttgattaattagttttttttttgtaacaacttattgttccaaaacgctaaaatttaaaaatatgctcaattaattagtttttgagaaaatcattttgtatataatcaactatcaactaacatctaatttaccaaatatttttctacaatcagctaatgtcaTCAACTAGTTAAACCCACTAATCCAaacagctaacaactatttagcAAACACTTTCTTTAGGTGTAGATTAATTGAGAAATGGCACGAGTCTCTTCTAATTTAATTAGGCGCAAAAATAATTAGTGGTAATTCGTATAGAAACCTATGATCagaccccaaaaaaaaaaaaaaattaaagtcgtgattccaaaaaaaaatattataaattcaattcacactctttttttttttttggatagttCAATTCACACTCTAttcatactaaaaaaaaaaaaacaaatggaaaAGAACATAATGTGATAAATACGAAGATAAATCACATAAGTAAGCACCATGAGATAACTTCATAAACTCTTTCTTTGGGCTGTTTGGGCCATAGTTTGACAGTTTTGCAGACGAAATGATGAAATGACTGCCCAAAGTGCAATGGAAGCCCGCTAGTAGACCTATTGGGCTATTGGCTATTGATGTGAGACCAACCAACTTTCTGGTCGGATTTTCGAGTTGGGACTTGGGATAGGTGAGTTGAGTCGGGCCAAACATCATTTGTTATTTTAGAAATGTATTCATATTGTCAATCACCTTGTGGTCAAATGGTATGTAGTGATTCTTTCATATGAGAAGTCATGAGATTAAGTCTCAGTGGATTGATATTAActgtatgaacaaatactaccaTGATTTAGAAATGGGTTCACTTAAGACTCATTTTTAATAGTAGAGTGGAAGTTCGAATTCCGCTACAAACAATAAGGatgtactaaaaaaatgtatagtaaaCAATATCGAGTTTGGTCTCTCAAATATGGATTAGGGTTGGATTGATATTGACATCTGTGATAGATGCAATTTAACAAAAATGGGGTACatgtgctataaaataaaaatgggaTGCTTTGGCGAAGCACATGGATAATCCAAACACGGACTGAAATGAGATGATAGTACCTTCGAGATTTGTCATTGAAGCTTTAAGCGACGATGCAGCTGAAATTCTCAGATTGCGTGTTGTTACTGAAGGGTGCTAGACTAGTACAGTTACTGGACTCGTCCCTCCTCTTCTAtccaaaaagaattaaaaaaaaaaaaatttttaaaaaaagaaaaaaaaaggggggttTTGTTTCAAACTTTCAACTTTGGATTCGTTGAGTGCAAATTTCTCCAATGACGAGAATGTTTGGTGCTTTCAAGTGACTCCTACGTTAGCTAGCTTACTCCAACAAGTATCTTAGCATTGGCACTACGACATTGTTACAGGTAGCGAAGCATCCTTTTGTATGCTGAGGTTTGCCCCCACGGAAagtaagaaataataataatataagtatCAATTCCTCACTGTTATTGTTCTAGTCTAGATAAGATGTGTCTCAATTagtctataaaaaaaattaaatcgcAAGATAAAATCTGTCTCAATTagcatataataaaaaataaatcacaaaatataccTTAAGTGGTAAGATTTGAACCATGCGTcttaaatttaacaaattaaaatttataaattaaacttaccTTAAATTTGGTAACCAATTGAACAATATAAGATACAtaagtaataatatatatagtttctaGATCGAGGGTTAGTTGAGAGTTGAGACCCATATTGACACGTAGACTTTCTCAGCTGACGTCATCTCTCATTTTCACTGCCATAGTTGCACCCCACAGTTATTAATGAAGCAAGCTTTCGTGCGAAATTTGaagatattaaatattaattacttCCTTTGGTCAATAAGGTGTTGGTTTACTCCTTTTAGATGATGACGTTTCAAATAATTAGAAAGAAATAACGGGAAAGATATCATTATggattaatataaattaatgtgGAGTCGTGCCCGCTCACTAATTTCTTAATATAAGCCATTGTATTAACACTTTGTTAATTACTTTATTATGATAATGTTAGTGTACGGGAGATATCATATAATATCATATTATCATGTAAGAAATTGGAAAGAATAAAGTATACGTTATCATGTATTTGTAAAGCACATATTGTAGTTTTAAGCTTTTAACTAGCAAAAAAGAATCATAAGAAAATAAACTAGCTTAAATTTTTGATCCGTTCAAATTGAAAAGTGAACTCCTATAAAGAGTTGAACTTATAACTTTATAGTTGTAATTTAGTTGGAAATGGATCATGTCTTTTATTGTAAAGATATTGATCACTTTGTTATCTTACTATTGCAACACACTAACTTCAAATATTACCTACTAAATCAGTTAATTAAGTTCGTGTGGATACTATTGCAACACAATTCTAATATAGAAAGACGATGTtaacacaaaatattttaaaaaaaaaaacatttaatacACCTCCAAATATAATATGTTGTTGCTAATCCAAGgtcaaaagatatttgataGAAACACACAAATAAACTATTTTGCAATACAATTCTAACAAAGAAAGACGATGctaacacaaaatataaaataattttttaagatTTAATACACCTCCAAATACAAAATGTTGTTGCTAATCCAAGGTTAAAAGATATTTGATAGAAACAtataaataaactataagcttgtttggtaaaatattgaagagtttaaaataatatcttattttgaaacaatatTCTAAATAGTAGTGTTTTCATTGTCTAGTGGCACCCTGTATACACTCCATATAGAAGAGAGTgtgtttgagcctcagtgaaaGCAACTGTAAgatgagaaagtagttatgaacaaatactactttTTAGCTAGTTCTATCAAAATCAATCTGTCTGACACTCTAAATTGGGCCGACTTAGTGCGAAATTAATCTGAGTAGTCTGCTCAGAACACCTCGTGGGTcgacaaagaaaaacaaaatgctGCCCAACCAACCACCTTTTCCCGCCCCACAACATTCAGGAAGCTAAAACAGAAAAGTTGGATCCCGCAAGTTACTAAACGGATTTTGGGAGTTGTGTGTGGTATAATGCAATCTCCATCCAGTTCCTTGGATTCATGGCTGATTTAAACGCTCAAAAATCAAGATCAAGTAGGCCCCTCCTCACCACTCCCCCATGAATTTATTAGTAGTACATGAATGTATGCCTCAATTTGGAAGTACGAAGTCCAAATATACAAGCGTAAGCAGTACATAGTACTTTTTTTGGACTTGTAGTACGCTTCTCCGGTGAGAAACTAACCtgaaataaacaataaaagagAAAGGGGAATTGAAGCTTGTTGTTTATCTGCAAAAGTTCTTGGAATCAATGGGGACTGTTAATATTAGCAGCAGAGCGTTGAGATTTCCCCAAGAACTGCAACACCCAGAGATGCCCATCAGTTTCAAAGCTCGGATTTTCCCACACAGTGCAAAAATCCATGGCGTCTATAACAAAAAGGGCAAAGCTTTCTCCTTTTCTCTTTCTTGTGCCCTTAAGACAGCAAAAGGGAAGAAGGGTGGCAAGAAAAAGGTTTTGGCGCCGGATTCCGACAGAGCGCCGGCGGTTTTTGAGGGAAAAACGTTCTTGAACGGTCAAGCGCCGGCGCGGCGGCGGCCGGATGTCCGCCGGAGTAATGATGGTGGGGTGGGGTTGTTTGGGGCGTTTCCGAAAAGGGTCTTTGCTGGGCTGTCGAATCTGTTTTCTGTTGCTGGGTTGATGGCTTTGggtaatttacattatattctttGCTTTTGACAGCAACTACCTTGTTTTAGGCAAATGATTGACTGATTTGCTACATgggattatatgtttatatgCTTATCTTTGCATGGGGACATGATTATGCGTTTGTGATCACAGAATTGCATATGAGCTTATTATTCCAGAATTCTTGATACTTCATGGCTGCCATAGCTTCATAGCTGGTGTTATTACTCATGTTTTACTTTTTGCAAGATGGTTTTTCTATTAGGCagcccaaccaagttggtcagacgGTTGATTTGGTAATAATAAGGTTACAAATTCGACTGCTAAGGGGAGTGGTATATtaaccttcttagtttgagtcagTCAACTATATATGAATAAATGGATAATGTATGTTTGTTTACCTCCTAGTGATCTTTTGCCCAATAGCGTCACAAGGCAGAGTTTACTTAGTGCACATTCTCTTGTAGCTGTGGTTTTCCTGgtc encodes:
- the LOC116030767 gene encoding UPF0496 protein At4g34320-like isoform X2, with product MGGYMSKKSGETSGDLQSRADLISSYEAACKVDADLQTFDSTLQARTSHVISTLAVGVEVRALSFDSLKEVTGCLLDMNKEVVKVILECKKDIWRNQELFELVEEYFENSLKSLDFCAALEKCLKRAHESQVLIRLALKEFEEESVVDGVKKYERTLEELKGFRAAGNPFTEEFFDIFQSVYVQQALMLEKLQTRKKKLDKKLMYIHAWRKVSSMMFAAALAAVLICSVVTAAISSPTVAGALAAATAIPIGSMGKWIDSLLKNYEDAIKGQKEIISSMQVGTYVTIKDLDTIKVLADRLELEIESLLNTTGFAINEAAVKVAIEEIRKKLDFFMKNVEDLGVQADNCSRDIRRARTVILQRIIKHPNH
- the LOC116028289 gene encoding probable 1-acyl-sn-glycerol-3-phosphate acyltransferase 5; its protein translation is MDVQAPCTSRNRPRHQPLTPFRVVRGVLCLVVLILTAFMLLVFCGFWAVMGLRFFSVHYSRTTTAFFFGCWIALWPFLFEKVNKTKVVFSGDCVPNRERVLLIANHRTEVDWMYLWDLALRKGCVGSIRYILKSSLMKLPVFGWVFHVMEFIPVERKWEADESKLRRMLSSYTDRKDPLWLAVFPEGTDFTEQKCIRSQKYASENGLPILKHVLLPKTKGFCACLEELRGSLDAVYDLTIGYKHNCPSFLDNAFGVDPAEVHIHIRRIALSDIPHSENEAASWLMDTFSRKDQLLRDFYSQGHFPREGIEGELSMWKCLLNFAFVVFLTGVCTFLTLFASVWFKIYVTTACALLATATYFNFRPSPIVCL
- the LOC116028966 gene encoding adenylate isopentenyltransferase 5, chloroplastic-like, which gives rise to MAMKTVNKKVVAFIMGATGSGKSKLSVSLAARIGGEIINSDKIQVYKGLDVLGNKIPEAEKLGVPHYLLGHIGNPNQKYTARDFCFEATSVIGRIIDSGKVPVVAGGSNSFLEALVEDPEFKFKSNYLGCFIWLDVSPNVLNTFVSKRVDQMLNQGLVEEVRGIFGPDKDYTKGIRRAIGVPEMDKYLRAESNKDMSDAEKKALLQSAIAEIKTNTIGLIRHQVRKIRRLRDDLGWPIHRIDPTPVLQIQGDKQAQEAAWLNMVFNPSFNILQKYL
- the LOC116030767 gene encoding UPF0496 protein At4g34320-like isoform X1, whose protein sequence is MKFFYKLSVFLIHGCVKIMGGYMSKKSGETSGDLQSRADLISSYEAACKVDADLQTFDSTLQARTSHVISTLAVGVEVRALSFDSLKEVTGCLLDMNKEVVKVILECKKDIWRNQELFELVEEYFENSLKSLDFCAALEKCLKRAHESQVLIRLALKEFEEESVVDGVKKYERTLEELKGFRAAGNPFTEEFFDIFQSVYVQQALMLEKLQTRKKKLDKKLMYIHAWRKVSSMMFAAALAAVLICSVVTAAISSPTVAGALAAATAIPIGSMGKWIDSLLKNYEDAIKGQKEIISSMQVGTYVTIKDLDTIKVLADRLELEIESLLNTTGFAINEAAVKVAIEEIRKKLDFFMKNVEDLGVQADNCSRDIRRARTVILQRIIKHPNH